In the genome of Dermacentor silvarum isolate Dsil-2018 chromosome 1, BIME_Dsil_1.4, whole genome shotgun sequence, one region contains:
- the LOC119437372 gene encoding SAP30-binding protein encodes MAAALASLTEVYTDSEDEQDLRPAAVPASPERKQPIRRPLVSYRADEDDEDTEGGDDEASVAGPSGSKSGLVRPASPVSFHRTLLNLGPNDVVPLPPEPRGRCAPALQEKITRLYQRKLRDCCDMNASIQMRKDFRNPSIYEKLVAYCGIDELGTNYPPEAYDPHMWGPESYYDELSRQQKEEMDKRKKKAKVDFLTGTTKKPDSRKSKWDIAGPQPVLDVGGPGFAVPAVPAALSAKPTVIPAFGALSKKKPSTTKH; translated from the coding sequence ATGGCTGCGGCATTGGCATCGCTGACCGAGGTATACACTGATTCCGAGGACGAGCAGGACCTGAGACCCGCAGCGGTCCCTGCGTCTCCCGAACGCAAGCAGCCGATTCGCAGGCCGCTCGTATCGTACCGTGCCGACGAGGATGATGAAGACACGGAAGGTGGAGATGATGAAGCGTCTGTAGCAGGTCCGTCCGGCAGCAAGTCGGGCTTAGTACGGCCAGCGTCCCCAGTTTCCTTTCATCGTACCCTGCTGAACTTGGGGCCAAATGACGTTGTGCCCCTGCCGCCCGAGCCGCGAGGTCGCTGTGCCCCGGCACTCCAGGAGAAGATCACACGCCTCTACCAACGAAAGCTTCGCGACTGCTGTGACATGAACGCGTCAATCCAAATGCGCAAGGACTTCCGAAACCCAAGCATTTACGAAAAGCTTGTTGCATACTGCGGCATCGATGAGCTGGGCACTAACTACCCGCCGGAGGCGTACGACCCGCACATGTGGGGACCGGAATCCTACTACGACGAGCTGTCACGGCAGCAGAAGGAGGAGATGGACAAGCGCAAGAAGAAGGCCAAGGTAGATTTCCTCACGGGAACTACCAAGAAGCCCGACTCGCGTAAGAGCAAGTGGGACATCGCCGGTCCGCAGCCCGTGCTGGACGTTGGCGGGCCCGGCTTCGCTGTGCCCGCTGTGCCAGCTGCGCTCTCCGCCAAACCTACCGTCATCCCGGCTTTCGGCGCGTTGTCCAAGAAGAAGCCGTCCACCACCAAGCACTGA
- the LOC119444005 gene encoding histone-lysine N-methyltransferase SETMAR-like: MIEEQRGIIRFVTAEDVKAATIHHRMVTVYREDCVSDKSVRKWRARFRAGRASLVDDPRPGQANTVVTADLIEKLDDLVRSDRRVTLRMLAVKFDVSIGTVWTIVYDRLRYQKVCAQWVLKQLTDQHKELRMGLALQYLFRYHEDPAFPEWIITGEESWCHHYEPATKRDSMQRKHASSPPPKKCKAVASAGKVLLTIFFDVQGPLLEFLKHRTINSDLYCETLQSLRRSIKNKRPGLLTEGVVLLHDNVRPQVSRVTHAELAKFKWKQLEHPPYSPDMSPCNFCVVGPLKKHLKGMCFNSDDELKDAVKD, from the coding sequence ATGATTGAGGAGCAGCGAGGCATTATCAGATTTGTGACAGCGGAAGACGTTAAAGCGGCCACCATTCATCACCGGATGGTGACCGTATACAGGGAAGACTGTGTGTCCGACAAGTCCGTGAGAAAATGGAGGGCCCGTTTTCGTGCAGGCCGTGCGAGTTTGGTTGATGACCCGAGACCAGGCCAGGCAAACACAGTCGTCACGGCCGATCTCATCGAAAAGTTGGATGACCTAGTGAGAAGTGATCGGCGTGTCACATTGCGAATGTTGGCAGTGAAGTTCGATGTCAGCATTGGAACAGTGTGGACAATTGTTTACGACAGGTTGCGTTATCAGAAGGTGTGCGCGCAGTGGGTTCTGAAGCAGCTCACCGACCAGCACAAGGAACTGCGTATGGGACTAGCACTTCAATATCTGTTTCGGTATCATGAAGACCCCGCTTTCCCGGAGTGGATCATCACAGGTGAAGAGAGCTGGTGCCATCACTACGAGCCAGCGACAAAGCGGGACAGCATGCAGAGGAAGCATGCGTCGTCACCTCCCCCTAAAAAGTGCAAAGCCGTGGCGTCAGCAGGCAAGGTGTTGCTCACCATCTTTTTCGACGTCCAAGGTCCGCTACTTGAATTTCTCAAGCACAGAACCATTAACTCCGATCTGTACTGTGAGACACTCCAAAGCCTACGCAGGTCCATCAAGAACAAAAGACCAGGGCTGCTCACGGAAGGTGTGGTTCTGCTCCATGATAACGTGCGTCCACAAGTCTCCAGGGTCACACACGCGGAACTGGCCAAGTTCAAGTGGAAGCAGCTTGAGCATCCACCCTACAGCCCGGACATGTCGCCCTGCAATTTTTGTGTGGTAGGTCCCCTGAAAAAACATCTGAAAGGTATGTGCTTCAACTCGGACGACGAACTCAAGGATGCTGTGAAGGACTAG